Proteins encoded by one window of Lactobacillus sp. ESL0684:
- a CDS encoding ribose-phosphate diphosphokinase gives MSYKDNIMLFALNSNGPLAQKIADRVGVPLSKSSVQRFSDGEIQINIDESVRGKDVYLIQSTSAPVNDNLMELLIMIDAVRRASAQTINIVMPYYGYARQDRKTRSREPITAKLVADMLQTAGATRVLSLDLHAPQIQGFFDIPVDNLMGAPLLADYFLSNHLEKDAVVVSPDHGGVTRARKLAEFLGTPIAIVDKRRPRANVAEVMNIIGDVKGKRAIIIDDMIDTAGTITLAAQALIDAGATEVYASSTHAVLSGPAVKRLNDSPIKNLVLTDSIQQPAEKQLDKTLLVSVGPLMGDAIKCIQEHKPISPLFNTRYQEDKN, from the coding sequence ATGTCTTATAAAGACAATATAATGTTGTTTGCCCTTAATTCAAACGGTCCGCTTGCTCAAAAGATTGCTGATCGCGTTGGTGTGCCGCTAAGTAAGTCAAGTGTGCAACGCTTTAGCGATGGTGAAATTCAAATTAATATTGATGAATCTGTGCGTGGCAAGGACGTATATTTGATTCAATCAACTAGTGCACCAGTCAATGATAATTTAATGGAACTACTAATTATGATTGATGCGGTTCGGCGTGCTAGTGCGCAGACGATTAATATTGTGATGCCATATTATGGCTATGCTCGTCAAGATCGTAAGACGCGCTCACGTGAGCCAATTACTGCCAAGCTGGTAGCAGATATGTTGCAAACTGCTGGTGCAACCAGGGTTTTATCATTAGACTTACACGCACCGCAAATCCAAGGATTTTTCGATATCCCAGTCGATAATCTAATGGGAGCACCACTATTAGCAGATTACTTCTTGAGTAATCACTTAGAAAAAGATGCCGTAGTTGTCTCACCAGATCACGGTGGTGTTACTCGGGCGCGGAAGTTAGCTGAATTTTTAGGAACACCAATTGCGATTGTGGATAAGCGGCGTCCGCGTGCTAATGTGGCAGAAGTAATGAATATTATTGGTGATGTTAAAGGTAAACGTGCAATTATCATTGACGATATGATTGATACTGCTGGCACGATTACATTAGCTGCACAAGCCTTAATTGATGCAGGAGCAACTGAAGTTTATGCCAGCAGTACACATGCCGTGCTTTCTGGGCCAGCGGTTAAGCGGCTAAATGATTCTCCGATTAAAAACTTAGTTTTGACTGACTCAATTCAACAACCTGCAGAAAAGCAGCTTGATAAGACCTTGCTAGTTTCAGTAGGACCGCTGATGGGGGATGCAATTAAGTGCATTCAAGAGCATAAGCCAATTAGTCCATTATTTAATACTAGATATCAAGAAGATAAAAATTAA
- a CDS encoding Fic family protein, producing MKYEDKFHLTAEENRRFAKTNLTKLVFTSSRFEGLTTTMPQTQTIIDGMGVDGVSIDDINIIVQLKRGWQFAINYDQPINLDFEKQINKIVARDTAAFPGYLRNSSGRVETYRGEFSPPAIDKDKEKNYLNSVLNSHRSTTDKAMTVMYHNMRQQMFYDGNKRTATIAANKIMIENGAGLINIPLDQWTIWNQKLADYYFSNDMTELKSWTYQIGIFGIEPNLPARLQSKSTKMSAKEQQENIAEFKQLLKNAQTDNSQSNDSD from the coding sequence ATGAAGTATGAAGATAAATTTCATCTTACAGCCGAAGAAAATCGCCGTTTTGCTAAAACTAATTTAACTAAATTAGTTTTTACTAGCTCGCGTTTTGAAGGATTAACTACTACTATGCCTCAAACACAAACTATCATTGATGGCATGGGAGTTGACGGTGTTTCAATTGATGATATTAATATTATTGTTCAGCTAAAAAGAGGTTGGCAATTCGCTATTAATTATGACCAGCCAATTAATTTGGACTTTGAAAAACAAATCAATAAAATTGTTGCTCGTGATACTGCAGCTTTTCCTGGTTATTTACGTAATAGTTCAGGTCGTGTAGAAACTTATCGTGGTGAGTTTTCACCCCCAGCAATTGACAAAGATAAAGAAAAAAATTATTTAAATTCTGTTTTAAATAGTCATCGTTCTACAACCGACAAAGCAATGACCGTAATGTATCACAATATGCGTCAACAAATGTTTTATGATGGTAATAAGCGAACAGCTACCATTGCAGCAAACAAAATTATGATAGAAAACGGTGCTGGATTAATTAATATTCCTTTAGATCAGTGGACTATTTGGAACCAAAAATTGGCCGATTATTATTTTTCCAATGATATGACGGAATTGAAAAGTTGGACATATCAAATTGGTATTTTTGGCATAGAGCCAAATTTACCTGCACGGTTACAAAGTAAGTCGACCAAGATGTCTGCAAAAGAACAACAAGAAAATATTGCTGAATTTAAGCAGTTATTGAAAAATGCACAAACAGATAATTCACAGTCTAACGATTCCGATTAA
- a CDS encoding YbaK/EbsC family protein, with protein sequence MSLEKVREYFSQYQLEERIHVFDHETATVEQAAKVLDIEPNQVAKTMAFNLKEGPIVIVTEGGARIANAKFKAAFGQKAKMVKPNELESVVGHPIGGVCPFALKPNVKVYLDQSLKQHEVVYPAAGSANSGIELTLAELEKYAQPAEWVDVTK encoded by the coding sequence ATGTCACTTGAGAAAGTCAGAGAGTATTTCAGTCAGTATCAATTAGAAGAACGAATTCACGTTTTTGATCATGAAACGGCTACAGTCGAACAAGCAGCAAAAGTTCTGGATATAGAGCCAAATCAAGTTGCTAAGACTATGGCTTTCAATTTAAAAGAGGGGCCTATTGTAATTGTCACGGAGGGAGGAGCCAGAATTGCCAATGCTAAATTTAAGGCAGCGTTTGGACAAAAGGCTAAAATGGTGAAACCTAATGAATTGGAATCTGTAGTTGGTCATCCAATTGGAGGGGTTTGTCCGTTCGCGTTAAAGCCCAATGTTAAAGTTTATCTTGATCAAAGTCTTAAGCAGCACGAGGTTGTCTATCCAGCAGCCGGCTCAGCTAATTCTGGGATCGAACTGACTTTAGCAGAGTTAGAAAAATACGCTCAACCTGCTGAATGGGTTGATGTGACTAAGTAG
- a CDS encoding ornithine cyclodeaminase family protein, whose translation MLLLKKADIQKCYTLKDAMAAVTEAFRLFSKGEVEVPLRTQIVNRQQTGSYLCMPAFCESADAACVKVLDMFPDNPKQNLPTINAQVLTIDTNTGVINGMMDGNYVTQLRTGAASGVAFQNLARQNCTKGAVIGTGGQAATQLEAMLNARKLELVEVSDRDYPRAQEFAQAMSEQLADYGAKIVAVPTADEAVRDADLIISVTSSTQPVYDGKLVKAGATVSGVGAYQPQMQETPVELLQRTDKIYFDSQEAVLAESGDLIIPLKQKTINQDKFVGDLGQVISGDLPARENDQEIIFFETVGIAAQDLLTAKSIYDRALAANVGMQW comes from the coding sequence TTGCTACTACTAAAAAAAGCCGATATTCAAAAATGTTATACCTTAAAAGATGCGATGGCAGCAGTTACTGAAGCATTTAGATTGTTTTCAAAAGGGGAAGTTGAGGTACCATTACGTACCCAAATTGTTAATCGGCAGCAAACGGGTTCATATTTATGTATGCCAGCCTTTTGCGAGAGCGCAGACGCTGCTTGTGTCAAAGTCTTGGACATGTTTCCAGATAATCCTAAGCAAAATTTGCCGACCATTAATGCTCAAGTATTGACAATTGATACTAATACAGGCGTGATTAACGGCATGATGGATGGTAATTATGTTACTCAATTACGCACGGGTGCTGCATCAGGAGTGGCATTTCAAAATCTGGCTAGGCAAAATTGTACTAAAGGAGCTGTAATTGGCACAGGTGGTCAAGCAGCTACGCAATTAGAAGCGATGCTGAATGCGCGCAAGTTAGAATTAGTTGAGGTTAGCGACCGTGACTATCCACGGGCACAAGAATTTGCGCAAGCAATGTCAGAGCAACTTGCAGATTATGGCGCTAAGATAGTTGCAGTACCTACTGCTGATGAAGCAGTTAGAGATGCGGACTTAATTATCTCGGTCACGTCTTCAACGCAGCCAGTTTACGATGGTAAGTTAGTTAAAGCTGGTGCGACCGTGAGCGGTGTGGGCGCATATCAACCACAAATGCAAGAGACACCAGTTGAATTATTGCAACGTACAGATAAAATCTACTTCGATTCGCAAGAAGCGGTTTTGGCAGAATCTGGTGATTTAATTATTCCACTCAAGCAGAAGACGATCAATCAAGACAAGTTTGTTGGAGACCTGGGACAAGTTATCTCGGGCGACTTGCCAGCTCGTGAAAATGATCAGGAAATTATCTTTTTTGAAACTGTGGGGATTGCTGCTCAAGATTTGCTTACTGCTAAGTCAATTTATGATCGAGCATTAGCAGCTAACGTAGGCATGCAATGGTAA
- a CDS encoding amidohydrolase, which yields MTIEQELMQRLERDEDKMIAIRRHLHEHPELSNEERETHDYIKRFYQGMACTVKDCGTGYGITVDIDSGKPGPKLGLRADFDGLAIDEDNDLSFKSQNRGVMHACGHDAHTAYLMVLAKNLIELKDKLRGSIRIIHQPAEEKAPSGAQKMIAGGVLDNVDHVIGLHVMSTMPLGTVAYHLGESQTGRSNFTVKFIGKGGHGSMPQLSNDAIVAGSYFVMAVQTIVSRRVEPNAHASVTIGSFDGAGTSNAIKESVTLKGDIRIMQESTRTVIEQQLEQLIKGTEAMFGVKAEYEIVKDVPVLYNDPDFTKQIVKSLKAEVANVPEITEVSDLGAQDPSEDFSYYALQKSCSFLYIGCDVDDGQTHPHHSPNFMLDERSLLIAAKTAGLATVHYLMD from the coding sequence ATGACAATTGAGCAAGAACTAATGCAGCGTCTTGAGCGTGACGAAGATAAAATGATTGCTATTAGGCGACATTTACATGAACATCCGGAACTCTCAAATGAGGAACGGGAGACACATGATTATATCAAACGCTTTTATCAAGGGATGGCTTGTACGGTCAAAGATTGTGGTACTGGATATGGCATCACGGTTGACATTGATAGTGGTAAACCTGGTCCTAAGTTAGGATTGCGGGCAGATTTTGATGGTCTGGCTATTGACGAAGATAATGATTTATCGTTTAAGTCACAAAATCGTGGGGTAATGCACGCTTGTGGCCATGATGCTCATACTGCGTATTTAATGGTTTTAGCCAAAAACTTGATTGAGCTTAAGGATAAGCTACGTGGTTCAATCCGCATTATTCATCAGCCGGCTGAGGAAAAAGCTCCTAGTGGCGCACAAAAGATGATTGCTGGTGGCGTTCTAGATAATGTTGATCACGTAATTGGGTTGCACGTAATGTCGACAATGCCGCTAGGTACGGTTGCTTATCATCTAGGTGAGAGTCAAACTGGTCGTTCAAACTTTACAGTTAAGTTTATTGGCAAGGGCGGACATGGTTCCATGCCACAATTGTCCAACGATGCGATTGTCGCAGGATCATATTTTGTCATGGCGGTGCAAACGATCGTTTCGCGCCGGGTTGAACCCAATGCCCATGCTAGTGTTACAATTGGGTCTTTTGATGGGGCTGGTACCAGCAACGCCATCAAAGAATCAGTTACCCTTAAGGGTGATATTCGCATTATGCAGGAGAGTACGCGTACAGTTATCGAGCAGCAACTTGAACAACTAATTAAAGGGACTGAAGCGATGTTCGGCGTAAAAGCTGAATACGAAATTGTTAAAGATGTACCGGTTTTGTATAACGATCCTGATTTCACTAAGCAAATAGTTAAGAGTCTAAAAGCGGAAGTTGCTAATGTTCCGGAGATAACTGAAGTTAGTGATCTTGGAGCACAAGATCCGTCAGAAGATTTTTCCTATTATGCTTTGCAAAAATCGTGTTCTTTTCTATATATTGGCTGTGACGTTGATGATGGTCAGACGCATCCCCACCATAGCCCTAATTTTATGTTAGATGAGCGTTCGCTACTTATTGCGGCTAAAACCGCGGGTCTTGCTACGGTTCATTATTTAATGGATTAA
- a CDS encoding glycosyltransferase family 2 protein produces the protein MTEISIIVAAYNEEKLLARCLTSLIKQDFNQDYEIIVVDDGSQDQTLEIAQAFQAKNRNKIKVIHQTNQGQGLARNTGLKQAKGKFIGFTDADDWVEPNYLSSLYRNINKYQSDIAVCDVHKVWVEEGYEQDVRSLPSTEGLIDIAQYITEAQNNSYSWNKLYRREIWQKYHFKQMIYEDLDLIIPIISHCHKLSYIPEPLYNYYKHANSTTTSYRNPRLFDIFTAYRDLISNCAPKYREAAEYDALKRVLINLTTPGFRYYLAYFIELLQQLNLGDNDLIKSSKFYPDYQYYNQFELLPRNFYCEENNNLTDWLIYQNNERFKTFAINNSTQLLTEVLHKGGVIVFEALKPQSPIGYLRATDNFIVIDNNICVMLGIKPFHPLINYLIHQNGDFLVNLKQIASNPQNYAQLLFDVKISTLAELQNFVLLA, from the coding sequence ATGACTGAAATTTCAATTATTGTTGCCGCGTATAACGAAGAAAAGCTACTAGCTCGCTGTTTAACATCCCTAATTAAGCAGGACTTTAACCAAGATTACGAAATAATTGTGGTTGACGATGGTAGCCAAGACCAAACATTAGAGATTGCGCAAGCTTTTCAAGCAAAAAATAGAAACAAAATCAAAGTTATTCACCAGACTAATCAGGGACAAGGACTGGCTAGAAATACTGGGCTAAAACAAGCCAAAGGTAAATTTATTGGCTTTACTGACGCTGATGATTGGGTAGAACCAAATTATTTATCCAGCTTATACCGTAATATCAATAAATATCAAAGTGATATCGCAGTTTGCGATGTACACAAAGTTTGGGTGGAAGAGGGCTACGAGCAAGACGTGCGTAGTTTACCTAGTACTGAAGGCTTGATTGACATTGCCCAATATATTACCGAAGCCCAAAATAATTCGTATTCCTGGAACAAATTATATCGCCGTGAAATTTGGCAAAAATACCATTTTAAACAGATGATTTACGAAGATTTAGATCTTATCATTCCGATTATTAGTCATTGCCACAAGCTATCTTACATCCCTGAGCCGCTTTATAATTACTATAAACACGCAAACAGCACTACAACTTCATACCGTAATCCACGGTTGTTTGATATTTTTACAGCATATCGAGATTTAATCAGTAACTGTGCGCCAAAATACCGCGAAGCAGCTGAATATGATGCGCTAAAAAGAGTGCTGATTAACCTAACAACACCGGGATTTAGATATTACTTGGCTTACTTCATTGAATTACTGCAGCAGCTAAATTTAGGTGATAATGATTTAATTAAAAGTAGTAAATTTTATCCAGATTATCAATATTACAACCAATTTGAGCTATTACCTAGAAACTTTTATTGCGAAGAAAATAATAATTTAACTGACTGGCTCATCTACCAAAATAACGAACGCTTTAAAACTTTTGCTATTAACAATTCAACGCAATTACTTACAGAAGTTTTACACAAGGGTGGTGTTATCGTTTTTGAAGCGCTCAAGCCACAGTCTCCAATTGGCTATTTGCGTGCCACAGATAATTTTATAGTTATAGATAATAATATCTGCGTAATGCTGGGAATCAAGCCGTTTCATCCGCTAATTAATTATTTAATCCACCAGAATGGCGACTTTTTAGTTAATCTAAAACAAATTGCTAGCAATCCTCAAAACTATGCCCAGTTATTATTTGATGTCAAAATCAGCACTTTAGCAGAATTACAAAACTTTGTGTTATTAGCATAA